A region of uncultured Desulfobacter sp. DNA encodes the following proteins:
- a CDS encoding DUF294 nucleotidyltransferase-like domain-containing protein, producing the protein MMNKKKEMIRELTNTAWSLIKEYDDEYRASLITLEEAQRLASKKIGKMRYGTQGKDYFWITDMKPVMIMHPYRPELNNKMLDEYKDPRGVRLFIEAIKVVKTKNEGFINYMWQWKDDSTQIVPKLSYVKGFQKWGWIIGTGIYLDDVQAEIGALKERLTRISLVISATIILILAFIIMQSLKIEVWRKKAESDLLQSKQKYKTLVETSSEGTIMIKDSRIIFSNHMFEQLTGKTYQELVVSQFEDIFSIRWSDVLKSIAKNNQSISIETQVKQGEDVFHDVVISVTRILFEGQEAYVVVTKDVSRKKQTEKIVHNLSRELQSSLTLMNQPISQFVKPIVKSNLQATVTEAASLMDRKKTNLIFIADNDKMLGVVNDSDLRKRVLAKGKDGKSLLVDVMTSPIICISNTALLYEVVLEFRKQNVSHLAVKNDNNEIIGVLSHEDILEIQHNSLSYILSEIEYAENVNELKKIYDKIPVLVNALLESGNKTELITHIITSVSDAMTNRIITFALEDHGKAPCRFAFVALGSEGRKEQTIATDQDNAIIFEDVGDDNAPKIKNYFLKFAETVNNHLAHVGYELCAGEIMAKNPKYTLSLSDWKKQFTSWINTPEAQNIIDTAVFFDFRCIYGDNFFTDELRKHVNLLIDKKAIFVYHLAQTVIQYRSPLNMFGNIASDDNETFDIKKILLPVVTFIKVFSLQRKLFETNTLRRLETLLNQNVIQKPMYEELKQAYNFLMGLRFETQTNALTEFRKPDNTINIENLTEIEKSTLKKIFSLISDMQTKLNLEFKGR; encoded by the coding sequence ATGATGAACAAAAAGAAGGAAATGATCAGGGAGCTGACCAATACAGCATGGAGTTTAATAAAAGAATATGACGATGAATACAGAGCGTCTCTTATTACTCTTGAAGAAGCGCAACGCCTTGCGTCTAAAAAAATTGGTAAAATGCGATATGGCACCCAGGGAAAGGATTATTTCTGGATTACTGACATGAAACCCGTCATGATCATGCACCCCTATCGCCCCGAACTGAATAATAAAATGCTGGATGAATATAAAGATCCCCGCGGGGTTAGGCTGTTTATTGAAGCAATCAAAGTTGTAAAAACAAAAAACGAGGGGTTTATCAACTACATGTGGCAATGGAAAGACGATTCAACTCAAATTGTCCCAAAGTTATCATATGTAAAAGGTTTTCAAAAGTGGGGATGGATCATAGGAACCGGTATCTATCTGGATGATGTACAAGCTGAGATCGGTGCGTTGAAAGAAAGATTAACAAGGATTTCACTGGTAATATCAGCAACCATTATACTTATCCTTGCTTTCATAATCATGCAAAGCCTTAAAATTGAAGTCTGGCGTAAAAAGGCCGAAAGTGATCTTTTACAATCAAAGCAAAAATACAAAACACTGGTGGAAACTTCATCAGAAGGCACAATCATGATCAAAGACAGCCGGATCATTTTTTCCAACCACATGTTTGAACAGCTGACCGGTAAAACATACCAGGAACTTGTTGTGTCTCAATTTGAGGATATTTTCAGTATCAGATGGAGCGACGTTTTAAAGTCCATCGCAAAAAACAACCAATCCATTTCCATTGAGACCCAGGTCAAACAAGGTGAAGATGTATTTCATGATGTTGTGATCTCTGTGACAAGAATTTTATTTGAAGGACAGGAAGCCTATGTCGTGGTCACAAAAGATGTGTCACGAAAAAAACAAACAGAAAAAATTGTCCATAATTTAAGCAGAGAACTTCAAAGCTCCTTGACATTAATGAATCAGCCCATTTCCCAATTTGTAAAGCCAATTGTAAAAAGCAACCTGCAGGCAACAGTGACTGAAGCCGCCTCTCTAATGGACCGGAAAAAAACCAACCTCATTTTCATTGCAGACAATGATAAAATGCTTGGGGTTGTTAATGACAGTGACTTGCGTAAAAGGGTCCTGGCAAAAGGCAAAGATGGCAAATCACTGCTTGTGGACGTGATGACCTCCCCAATTATTTGCATTTCAAATACAGCCTTACTTTACGAAGTTGTTTTAGAATTCAGGAAACAAAATGTCAGCCACCTGGCTGTAAAAAATGACAATAACGAGATTATCGGCGTCCTCAGCCATGAAGATATCCTTGAGATCCAGCATAATTCGTTAAGCTACATCCTAAGTGAAATTGAATATGCCGAAAATGTTAATGAACTTAAAAAGATCTATGACAAAATTCCGGTTCTTGTTAACGCACTATTGGAAAGCGGTAATAAAACTGAATTGATAACCCATATTATTACATCGGTATCCGATGCAATGACAAATCGCATCATAACATTTGCATTGGAAGACCACGGGAAAGCGCCATGCCGATTTGCTTTTGTGGCATTGGGCAGCGAAGGAAGAAAAGAACAGACCATTGCCACCGACCAGGACAATGCCATCATTTTTGAAGATGTTGGGGACGATAATGCCCCAAAAATTAAAAACTACTTCCTGAAGTTTGCTGAAACCGTTAACAATCACCTGGCCCATGTCGGATATGAGTTATGTGCAGGTGAAATAATGGCCAAAAATCCCAAATACACGCTGAGCTTATCGGATTGGAAAAAGCAGTTTACAAGCTGGATTAACACCCCTGAAGCTCAAAACATCATAGACACGGCTGTTTTTTTCGATTTCAGGTGTATTTATGGTGACAACTTTTTCACAGATGAATTAAGAAAACATGTCAACCTGCTCATTGATAAAAAAGCCATATTTGTTTATCACCTTGCCCAAACGGTGATTCAGTACAGATCCCCGTTAAACATGTTTGGAAATATTGCCAGTGATGATAACGAAACATTCGATATTAAAAAGATACTTCTTCCGGTTGTTACGTTTATCAAAGTATTCTCTTTACAGCGGAAACTTTTTGAAACCAATACGTTACGTCGCCTCGAAACATTATTAAATCAAAACGTGATTCAAAAACCCATGTATGAGGAGTTAAAACAAGCATACAATTTTTTAATGGGATTACGTTTCGAGACCCAGACCAATGCATTAACCGAATTCAGAAAACCTGATAATACGATCAACATTGAGAACTTGACCGAAATTGAGAAATCAACACTAAAGAAGATATTTTCGTTAATTTCCGATATGCAGACAAAGCTGAATTTGGAATTCAAAGGAAGGTAA
- a CDS encoding DUF294 nucleotidyltransferase-like domain-containing protein, translated as MKLEEHAKRTEDLFGIPGHDIHKWLDGFFDTRSFERLLAGYSPAGYDPYAHRKYRHCVEGLEEAYEKFEGKYSREDIKKVFETHIKDDYKGYLPKREDFENGTFTEKYHITDDTDDEKTLSFEDLTDYFKGKSYNNQRKKTKTYSNSFAIRIVLPSVLAMILFISYIFIYVIPLFENNMLNQKKLLIKELTATAASVINHYQELEEKGALTPEEAKQRTIDEIKAMRYDNRNKNYFFIIDYTPKMIIHPYRPELTGKDLSNYTDKENKSGKKLFVEFVRIVKSNGEGYLRYYWQWKDAPDKTAEKLSYVKGIPQRGWIVGTGVYINDIAEEIDAFKTHIFQIFGVIADGLILLIAYFLIQSKRDENDRKRVQAALKEVRNRYRALVESSNEGYLLTVDGKIVYSNFKLQELLGYSAPELHRTDIWNIIFPDVGNNSSLKEHLVNVFKNTSDAGEFEAVVADSVGNYIDVIITTSRIFLSEKHGHIISFRPIIRKNYIGDDTCKSIPADYEPIHFSLIEEIRASDRIGHVVQNMNKLPVIIRHMIDTGAKSEAMCRVIGTTYDEVIVRCIELSIAEIGQPPVSFAFLSLGSNARHEMTMSSDQDNAIIFEENTQTASDQIRLYFLKLGDRVCSKLNASGYHLSPGGIMALNPKWCLSEKEWHKRLKNVMSTPTSDGFNEFNVFFDLKCTYGNVDLASSINSQIQLLMQQYPLFIGYYAKYALLYKPPLNAFGGLKTELQDGAKTLNLKDALRPIEMFSRIYALKHGIDTANTVERLKIIKEKDVIPEEFYKEAVYIFYHIWQLRFFNPIFEHTGLRKINDDLDIEELNELEVEHLKQVISKVSMLRRKISLDFFGRILTEI; from the coding sequence ATGAAACTTGAAGAACATGCAAAGCGAACCGAAGACCTTTTTGGTATACCCGGACATGATATTCATAAATGGCTTGATGGTTTTTTCGATACAAGATCGTTTGAACGGCTGCTTGCAGGCTACAGTCCGGCAGGGTATGATCCCTATGCCCATAGAAAATATCGTCATTGCGTTGAGGGATTGGAAGAAGCGTATGAAAAGTTTGAGGGCAAGTACTCTCGTGAAGATATCAAAAAAGTATTTGAAACACATATAAAAGATGACTACAAGGGATACCTTCCCAAACGAGAAGACTTTGAAAACGGCACGTTCACTGAGAAATATCACATTACCGATGATACTGATGATGAAAAAACATTGAGTTTTGAAGATCTTACCGATTATTTCAAAGGGAAATCCTACAATAATCAAAGGAAGAAAACCAAGACATATTCCAATAGTTTCGCCATTCGAATTGTGTTGCCCAGTGTATTGGCGATGATACTGTTTATCAGTTATATATTCATTTACGTGATTCCTCTTTTTGAAAATAACATGCTGAACCAGAAAAAGCTGCTTATAAAGGAGCTGACAGCAACAGCCGCAAGCGTAATTAACCACTACCAGGAATTAGAAGAAAAGGGTGCGCTTACCCCTGAAGAGGCCAAGCAGAGAACCATAGATGAAATTAAGGCGATGCGCTATGACAACCGGAACAAAAATTACTTTTTCATCATTGATTACACCCCTAAAATGATAATTCATCCCTATCGTCCGGAGCTCACAGGCAAGGATTTGAGCAATTATACAGATAAAGAAAACAAAAGTGGCAAAAAGCTGTTCGTGGAGTTCGTTCGCATTGTAAAGTCCAATGGAGAAGGGTATTTGAGATATTATTGGCAATGGAAAGATGCCCCGGACAAGACTGCTGAGAAGCTATCCTATGTAAAAGGAATTCCCCAGAGGGGCTGGATTGTCGGCACCGGTGTATATATTAATGACATTGCAGAAGAAATTGATGCTTTTAAGACGCATATTTTTCAAATCTTCGGTGTTATTGCCGACGGTTTGATTTTATTGATAGCCTATTTTCTCATACAAAGTAAACGGGATGAAAACGACCGTAAAAGAGTTCAGGCTGCTTTAAAAGAAGTGAGAAACCGTTATCGGGCTCTGGTAGAATCTTCCAATGAGGGCTATCTTCTGACCGTGGACGGCAAAATCGTATATTCCAATTTCAAGCTGCAGGAATTGTTAGGGTATAGTGCGCCGGAGCTTCATCGCACCGATATCTGGAATATAATATTTCCTGATGTGGGAAACAACAGCAGTTTAAAAGAGCACCTGGTCAATGTGTTTAAAAACACCTCGGATGCCGGAGAGTTCGAAGCTGTTGTAGCTGATTCAGTTGGTAATTATATTGATGTTATTATTACGACATCTCGTATATTCCTATCTGAAAAACACGGTCATATTATTTCTTTTCGTCCCATTATCCGTAAAAATTATATCGGGGATGATACTTGCAAAAGCATCCCGGCTGATTACGAACCAATTCATTTTTCCCTTATAGAAGAAATCAGGGCAAGTGATAGAATCGGGCATGTTGTCCAGAATATGAATAAGCTGCCGGTGATTATTCGGCACATGATTGATACAGGAGCCAAGTCCGAAGCCATGTGCCGGGTGATCGGTACAACGTATGATGAAGTCATTGTGCGTTGTATCGAACTGTCCATAGCTGAAATCGGCCAGCCCCCGGTCAGTTTTGCATTCCTTTCCCTTGGCAGCAATGCAAGGCACGAGATGACCATGTCATCGGACCAGGATAATGCAATAATTTTTGAAGAGAATACACAAACAGCTTCAGACCAGATAAGGTTATATTTTCTGAAGCTTGGGGACAGGGTTTGCAGCAAGCTCAATGCGTCTGGTTATCATTTGTCTCCCGGGGGGATTATGGCTCTAAACCCCAAATGGTGTCTTTCAGAAAAAGAGTGGCATAAAAGACTGAAAAATGTGATGAGCACCCCAACGTCCGACGGGTTTAATGAATTTAATGTATTCTTCGATTTGAAATGTACCTATGGCAATGTTGATTTGGCAAGCTCCATCAATTCACAAATTCAGTTATTAATGCAGCAGTACCCTCTTTTTATAGGTTACTACGCGAAATATGCCCTGCTATACAAACCGCCACTTAATGCTTTTGGGGGCCTGAAAACCGAACTGCAGGATGGTGCAAAAACCTTGAATCTTAAGGATGCGTTGCGTCCCATTGAAATGTTTTCAAGAATTTATGCATTAAAGCATGGAATTGATACTGCAAATACTGTTGAAAGATTGAAGATAATAAAGGAAAAGGACGTAATTCCCGAAGAATTTTACAAAGAAGCTGTCTATATATTTTATCATATATGGCAGTTAAGGTTTTTCAATCCGATTTTTGAACATACGGGGTTACGCAAAATAAATGATGATTTAGACATTGAAGAGCTCAATGAATTGGAAGTTGAACATTTAAAACAAGTCATTTCCAAGGTCTCAATGCTTAGAAGAAAAATCAGCCTTGATTTCTTCGGAAGAATTTTGACAGAAATATGA